The stretch of DNA TCTTTCCAGAGTTCATCGATCACCATCAGTATTGCTGTCTTCTGGTAGGACTTGACAATATCCCTTCCTTCTGTTTCATATGCCTTCTTCAGGTTGGTCACTACCTGGAAGACCTTGGCGCCGTCTGATATTGGTACGACGATATTCTCGTAAAGCTGTGAGCTTTTCTCAAATACATCTTTTATGACCGGGTATGCCTGCTCTGCTATGGTGCTGACCTTCCGCGCAAAGGTCTCATTAAGCAGGTCGCGCATTTTCTCCATTATATTGTCAGGGGTCATCTGTCTGAAATCTTCTTCGCTCACTGGCGATTCAATCGAGAAGAGTCGTATCAGCTCCATGGAAAAGCCCTCGTAATCAGCCGCATCATGATACTGGTCAACCAGGTTTTCACACACGTCGTACATCATGTTGGCAATCTCCACATCCAGCTTTTCACCCTTCAGTGCATTTTTTCTCTTGGAGTATATGACCTCCCTCTGGGAGTTCATCACATCGTCGTATTCGAGGAGGCGCTTCCTGATACCGAAGTTGTTCTCCTCAATTTTTTTCTGGGCCCTTTCGATCGACCTGGTGATCATGCGGTGCTGGATCACCTCTCCCTCTTTCAGGCCCATCCTGTCCATAAGCTTAGCTATGCGGTCGGATCCGAACAGCCTCATAAGGTCGTCTTCCAGAGAGGCAAAGAATTGCGAGGAGCCCGGGTCACCCTGCCTTCCTGCACGACCCCTAAGCTGCCTGTCGACCCTGCGTGACTCATGCCTCTCTGTTCCCACAATTGCCAGTCCCCCAGCCTTCCTCACTTCAGGTGTAAGCTTGATGTCGGTACCCCGGCCTGCCATGTTGGTGGCTATGGTGACGGTACGGGCATGCCCTGCCTCGGCCACGATATCGGCCTCTTTCTGGTGCAGCTTGGCATTAAGTACATTGTGCCTGATGCCCTTTATCTTTAGCATCCGGCTCAGCAGTTCTGATATTTCGACCGATGTTGTTCCTACCAGCACCGGCCTGTTCTTTTCGACAAGATCCACTATCTCGTCGATAACGGCATTGTATTTTTCTCTTTTGGTTTTATAAACCAGGTCTTCGCGGTCATCTCTTATACAGGGCTCGTTTGTCGGGATAACCACAACATCGAGTTTGTAAATATTCCATAATTCACCGGCTTCGGTCTCTGCAGTACCTGTCATGCCGGCCAGCTTCTCATACATCCTGAAATAGTTCTGCAGGGTGATGGTGGCAAATGTCTGCGTGGCTGCCTCCACCTTCACTCTCTCTTTGGCCTCAATAGCCTGGTGCAGACCGTCACTGTATCTTCTGCCCTCCATTATACGCCCGGTCTGTTCGTCTACGATCTTCACCTTGTTGTCTATCACCACGTATTCCACATCCTTTTCGAACAGTGAATAGGCTTTAAGCAGCTGGTTGATGGTATGTACCCTCTCTGACTTGATAGCGTAATCGCGCAGCAGTGAATCCTTTTTCTGCAGCTTCTCATCAGGTTTGAGGTCTGCCTTTTCAAGCTCTGCAATTTCGCTGCCAATATCTGGCAGGATAAAAAATTTATCATCGTCAGAGGCCGAGGTAATAAGGTCTATGCCTTTGTCAGTCAGCTCTATGGAGTTTATCTTCTCATCGATCACAAAGAACAGGTCATCGGTGACCTTAAACATATTCTTGCCCTTATCCTGCATGTAGAAGTTCTCGGTCTTGACCATCAGTGCCTTATTGCCTTCTTCACTCAGCAGTTTTATCAGTGTCTTGTTCTTGGGAAGTCCCTTGTAGGCCCTGAGAAGCATAAAACCGCCCTTTTCGCTGTCTCCTGCGGCCAGCGCCTTTCTTGCCTCAACAATTACATCGTTCACGAGCTTTTTCTGTGAACTTACCAGACTTTCCACCTTGGGCTTAAGTTCTTCGAAAAGCTGGTTCTCGCCTTTGGCAACCGGCCCGGATATGATGAGCGGGGTACGGGCATCATCTATAAGCACCGAGTCAACCTCATCTACAATGGCGTAGTTATGGGGTCTCTGTACCAGGTCGTCGGGATTGATTGCCATGTTATCGCGCAGGTAATCAAACCCGAACTCGTTGTTGGTTCCGAAGGTCACATCGGCCATGTAAGCTTTACGGCGGGCTTCTGAGTTAGGCTGGTGCTTGTCTATGCAATCGACCGAAAGTCCGTGAAACTCATAAAGAGGCCCCATCCATTCGGCATCACGGCGGGCCAGGTAGTCGTTCACCGTAACCACGTGAACACCCCTTCCGGAGAGGGCATTGAGGAAAACGGGGAGTGTTGCCACAAGGGTTTTGCCTTCACCTGTTGCCATCTCGGCAATTTTTCCCGTATGGAGTACAATACCGCCAATAAGCTGGACATCGTAGTGCACCATGTCCCACGTAGTCTCGGTACCCCCGGCTATCCAGCGGTTCTTCCAAAATGCCTTGTCACCCCTGATATCTATACTGTTCCTTACAGCCGCCAGATCGCGGTCAAAATCGGAGGCTGATACAACCACCTCTTCATTTTCCTTGAAACGGCGTGCCGTTTCCTTGATTATTGCAAAAGCATCGGGGAGTATCTCAAGAAGGGTGTCGTGCAGTTTTGCGTTTATATCTTTTTCGATCCTGTCAATCCTGCTATAGAGCCCTTCCTTGTCTCCCAGATCAACCTCGTCGCTCTCTGCCTGCTGCCTGAGCTTTTTGACCTCACTCTCATCTTCGCTGATGACATCGCTTACTTTCTGCCTGAGTTCTGCTGACAGCTCTCTAAGCTCGTCATTGGTCAGGGTAACCACTCTTTCATAGGCTTCGAACACCTTATTCAGAATTGGGGCTGCCTCTTTTATGTCACGGGCTGATTTATTTCCGAAAAGACTGCTGATAAATTTGACTACACTCATCTTGAAAAGATAATATTTTTTTGTTCCCTGAAGGCTGACTGCAAAGTTATAATATAATAAAAAAATCAGGAAGACCCGGACATTACCGGGCCATCACTTTTTCTCAGTTTCTGCGGAGATGCGCCTTTGCGTCCCTGGCAGCACGGAACTCGCTGTCAGGCTGCCAGTTTGGAAAATCGTCGTTATTGGCAAGGTCATTGCCTATCCAATAGAAGAACCACAGATCCTGGTGAATACCGTCATAATCCCACAGGTCGTGAACCACATCGGAGGGCTGATGGTATCTTTCGGCATAATCGGCTGCAACCATGCCGGCGTATTCCTCGTCCCTGCCAATATAATCTGACCCTCCGTTTGCATAGATCATCGGTACACCCTGTTTGGCCATATTGAAGTGATCGGATCTGTAGTAATACCCCCTTTCCGGGTAGGGGTTCGGTTTCACAACCCTGTCCTGCCTGGCCGCGTGCCTTTTCATATAATCATCAAGCTCTGAGAAGCCGTACCCTACAGCAACGATATCTCTTGTGGGGCCGTAAACATTGAGAGCATCCATGTTTATGCCTGCAACGGTTGTTGCAACGGGGAAAAGGGGATTCTCGGAGTAGTAGCGTGATCCCAGCAGTCCGCTCTCTTCGGCCGTAACCGCCATGAACACCACAGAGCGTTCGGGTGTTTCGCCGGTTTCCATGAATTTCTCTGCAATGGCCATGAGTGCCGCCACTCCCGTGGCATTGTCAACCGCACCGTTATAAATATGTACCTCACCATCAACCTCAACCATGCCGAGGTGG from Marinilabiliales bacterium encodes:
- the secA gene encoding preprotein translocase subunit SecA, translating into MSVVKFISSLFGNKSARDIKEAAPILNKVFEAYERVVTLTNDELRELSAELRQKVSDVISEDESEVKKLRQQAESDEVDLGDKEGLYSRIDRIEKDINAKLHDTLLEILPDAFAIIKETARRFKENEEVVVSASDFDRDLAAVRNSIDIRGDKAFWKNRWIAGGTETTWDMVHYDVQLIGGIVLHTGKIAEMATGEGKTLVATLPVFLNALSGRGVHVVTVNDYLARRDAEWMGPLYEFHGLSVDCIDKHQPNSEARRKAYMADVTFGTNNEFGFDYLRDNMAINPDDLVQRPHNYAIVDEVDSVLIDDARTPLIISGPVAKGENQLFEELKPKVESLVSSQKKLVNDVIVEARKALAAGDSEKGGFMLLRAYKGLPKNKTLIKLLSEEGNKALMVKTENFYMQDKGKNMFKVTDDLFFVIDEKINSIELTDKGIDLITSASDDDKFFILPDIGSEIAELEKADLKPDEKLQKKDSLLRDYAIKSERVHTINQLLKAYSLFEKDVEYVVIDNKVKIVDEQTGRIMEGRRYSDGLHQAIEAKERVKVEAATQTFATITLQNYFRMYEKLAGMTGTAETEAGELWNIYKLDVVVIPTNEPCIRDDREDLVYKTKREKYNAVIDEIVDLVEKNRPVLVGTTSVEISELLSRMLKIKGIRHNVLNAKLHQKEADIVAEAGHARTVTIATNMAGRGTDIKLTPEVRKAGGLAIVGTERHESRRVDRQLRGRAGRQGDPGSSQFFASLEDDLMRLFGSDRIAKLMDRMGLKEGEVIQHRMITRSIERAQKKIEENNFGIRKRLLEYDDVMNSQREVIYSKRKNALKGEKLDVEIANMMYDVCENLVDQYHDAADYEGFSMELIRLFSIESPVSEEDFRQMTPDNIMEKMRDLLNETFARKVSTIAEQAYPVIKDVFEKSSQLYENIVVPISDGAKVFQVVTNLKKAYETEGRDIVKSYQKTAILMVIDELWKEHLREMDDLKQSVQTATYEQKDPLLIYKFESFELFKTMVGRVNRDVVATLMKGHIPIRDASQVREAEKRRRLDMSGYETSRRNEMMANTKEPQKSQPVKVEKKVGRNEPCPCGSGKKYKHCHGKVGVQA